The candidate division KSB1 bacterium genome segment TGATGTGGGTATGTGCAATCCAAAGAATGGATCCTGGATTGTTTCTACTTGTGCTAACGATCCTTCCAAGGCAGCTTTAATCATGGCTCGCGTATATTTAATCTGAATTCTGCTGCCGACGCCATAAGGCCCGCCAACCCAGCCTGTATTCAACAACCAGCAATTGGCTTTATGTTCCTGCATCTTTTTGCCTAACAGGTCGGCATAAACCGATGGGTGCAATGCCATAAAAGGCGCTCCGAAACAAACACTAAATACAGCTTTGGGCTCGGTCACTCCTTTTTCTGTTCCGGCAACTTTGGCAGTGTAACCGGATAGGAAATAATACATGGCTTGTTCCGGCGTCAATTTAGAGATTGGCGGCATCACGCCAAAAGCATCGGCGGTCAGCATAAAAATATTTTTCGGATGGCCGCCCTTGCCGGAGGGTTCATGGTTTTCTATGAAAGAAATCGGGTAGGACGCCCGGGTATTTTCGGTGATTTCAGCATCATCTAAATCCGGAACCCGTGTGACAGGATCGAGAATTACATTTTCCAGAATTGTGCCGAACATACTGGTGGTTTTGTAAATATCCGGCTCAGCTTCTTCCGACAGGCGAATGACTTTTGCGTAACATCCACCTTCGAAATTGAAAACGCCATCATCACTCCAACCATGCTCATCATCGCCAATTAATCTCCGGGATGGATCTGCCGAAAGGGTTGTTTTGCCAGTGCCGGATAATCCAAAAAACAGGGCGACATCCTCGTTTACGCCAATATTTGCAGAACAATGCATGGAGAAAATTCCCTTTTGCGGCAGCAGGTAATTCATAATCGTAAATATCGATTTTTTAATCTCACCAGCATAACTGGTACCGCCGATTAAAACCAATTTTTTGCCGAAGTGGATGACTACAAATGTTCCGGAAACAGTGCCATCCGTATTTGGATCTGCCTGCAGATTAGGTGCGTGGAGGACTGTAAACTCCGGTTTATGATTTTCCATTTCCGCCTGACCTTTTAAAGGCAGGAACATATTTCTCGCAAACAGGTTTTGCCAGGCATTTTCGGTAACCACTCGAATCGGCAGCCTGTAGCGCTCGTCTGTACCTGCATTGCCATCAAACACATAAACATCCCGTCCTGGCAGGTAGTCCAGTATTTTTTTATGCAGCCTTTCAAAATTTTCTTCACTGATTTCTACATTCACTTTGCCCCACCAGATCTGTTTCTCACTTGAAGGTTCTCGAACGGTAAATTTGTCGTTAGGGCTTCG includes the following:
- the pckA gene encoding phosphoenolpyruvate carboxykinase (ATP), which codes for MQGTDQLRNQLEDAGIKNLRKLNWNLSAPDLYTHAIKRDEAKLADNGPLVAITAPHTGRSPNDKFTVREPSSEKQIWWGKVNVEISEENFERLHKKILDYLPGRDVYVFDGNAGTDERYRLPIRVVTENAWQNLFARNMFLPLKGQAEMENHKPEFTVLHAPNLQADPNTDGTVSGTFVVIHFGKKLVLIGGTSYAGEIKKSIFTIMNYLLPQKGIFSMHCSANIGVNEDVALFFGLSGTGKTTLSADPSRRLIGDDEHGWSDDGVFNFEGGCYAKVIRLSEEAEPDIYKTTSMFGTILENVILDPVTRVPDLDDAEITENTRASYPISFIENHEPSGKGGHPKNIFMLTADAFGVMPPISKLTPEQAMYYFLSGYTAKVAGTEKGVTEPKAVFSVCFGAPFMALHPSVYADLLGKKMQEHKANCWLLNTGWVGGPYGVGSRIQIKYTRAMIKAALEGSLAQVETIQDPFFGLHIPTS